One stretch of Pirellulales bacterium DNA includes these proteins:
- a CDS encoding glycosyltransferase family 87 protein: protein MADVPERLGRLDRISLASLAIAFLVFGGLVQIRSALLPRRLGDWNVFARAAWAARTGHDLYDVSDDNGFHYLYPPTFAILLGPLADSPPNESHDGLLPYPVTVLYWYFLNVGCLALAAHWLASALEESSPSFRRYQPSPADRRWWGLRLWPALACLPPIGHTLMRGQVGVLLLLLLSGMIVSAVRGRSVRAGGWLACAICLKVIPALLLVYPIFRRDFKFLGGCLAGLLVGLVAVPVAARGVRQTCDDYRRWNQVMLAPAIANGSDTSRAQEVLNVTATDSQSLLAMFHNTWFLDRDTRPKQAAPLTRMLSLASSALLLLVWLAMMRRSRQDAASTVLLLGTLIEVMLLASPVCHLHYFCLSVPLVAGLFAIGWEHSTAPRLGKWLGALVVVNLGANVVPHFPGMEVWRDVGLAGYAALVLVAAAAVVLWRRKVPSDLHRADATIGVRAAA, encoded by the coding sequence TTGGCTGACGTTCCTGAACGTCTCGGCCGGCTCGACCGGATAAGCCTGGCAAGCTTGGCAATCGCGTTTTTGGTGTTTGGCGGACTGGTGCAGATTCGTTCCGCTCTTCTGCCGCGTCGACTGGGCGATTGGAACGTCTTCGCCCGTGCGGCCTGGGCGGCGCGCACCGGCCATGACCTCTACGACGTCAGCGACGACAACGGCTTTCACTATCTCTATCCGCCCACCTTCGCCATTTTGTTGGGCCCGCTGGCCGACTCTCCCCCAAACGAGTCCCACGACGGACTGCTCCCCTACCCGGTGACGGTTCTCTATTGGTACTTCCTTAATGTGGGGTGCCTGGCCCTGGCGGCCCATTGGCTGGCAAGCGCGTTGGAAGAATCGTCGCCAAGTTTCCGACGGTATCAGCCGTCGCCGGCTGACCGCCGATGGTGGGGGTTGCGGCTCTGGCCCGCGCTGGCCTGCCTGCCGCCAATTGGGCACACACTGATGCGCGGCCAGGTGGGAGTGTTGTTGCTGTTGTTGCTCAGCGGCATGATCGTGTCGGCCGTGCGTGGCAGAAGCGTGCGGGCCGGAGGCTGGTTGGCCTGCGCGATTTGCCTGAAAGTGATTCCGGCGCTGTTGCTGGTGTATCCAATCTTCCGGCGGGACTTCAAATTCCTGGGCGGATGCCTGGCGGGACTGTTGGTGGGACTGGTTGCGGTCCCCGTGGCGGCGCGCGGCGTGCGCCAAACGTGCGACGACTATCGTCGCTGGAACCAAGTGATGCTGGCGCCGGCCATCGCCAACGGCAGCGATACCTCGCGTGCCCAAGAAGTGCTGAATGTGACGGCCACCGACAGCCAGTCGTTGTTGGCGATGTTTCACAACACCTGGTTTCTCGATCGCGACACTCGGCCGAAGCAGGCCGCACCCTTGACGCGCATGCTGTCTCTCGCGAGCAGCGCTCTTCTTCTTCTCGTTTGGCTGGCAATGATGCGCCGTAGCCGCCAAGATGCGGCGTCCACCGTTCTTCTTTTAGGGACGCTCATCGAAGTGATGCTGCTGGCCAGCCCCGTTTGCCACTTGCACTACTTCTGCCTTTCCGTGCCACTCGTTGCGGGGCTGTTTGCGATCGGCTGGGAGCATTCGACGGCCCCGCGCTTGGGCAAGTGGCTCGGTGCGCTGGTCGTCGTCAATCTCGGCGCCAATGTGGTGCCGCACTTTCCCGGCATGGAAGTGTGGCGCGACGTCGGGCTGGCCGGCTATGCGGCACTGGTTCTTGTCGCTGCGGCAGCCGTCGTGTTGTGGCGGAGGAAAGTGCCATCCGACCTTCACAGAGCAGACGCGACGATCGGTGTTCGGGCCGCGGCCTGA